The Fortiea contorta PCC 7126 genome has a segment encoding these proteins:
- a CDS encoding tetratricopeptide repeat protein, giving the protein MFLIFRKKRKYMIKRRWLGVLFLCSLCVCLGFGNIYLLGIGQPAKAQSVEASQLMQQGFELYQAGDVTKAIERWEKALSIYQQNNNQQEAAIALQNLARAYPDAGKLEQGIEFWDQLIASDRQTGNSQIIGRYLSEQAQIYSRLGKPQTAIQLLCNPDQSQQCSTDSALTIARYHQDSLGEAAALGALGDANRLLLK; this is encoded by the coding sequence ATGTTTTTAATTTTTAGAAAAAAGCGCAAATACATGATAAAGCGTCGCTGGTTGGGGGTTTTATTTTTGTGCAGTCTGTGTGTTTGTTTAGGGTTTGGTAATATATATCTATTAGGAATAGGACAACCAGCGAAAGCACAGTCTGTTGAAGCCAGTCAATTAATGCAACAAGGATTTGAGTTATATCAAGCTGGTGATGTGACGAAAGCTATTGAACGTTGGGAAAAGGCTTTAAGTATCTATCAACAAAATAATAATCAGCAGGAAGCAGCGATCGCATTACAAAATTTAGCACGAGCATATCCAGACGCTGGCAAACTAGAGCAAGGGATTGAGTTTTGGGATCAGCTGATTGCTAGCGATCGCCAAACTGGAAACTCACAAATCATAGGGCGTTATCTCAGCGAACAAGCGCAGATATACAGCAGGTTAGGAAAACCCCAAACTGCAATTCAATTGTTATGTAATCCTGATCAATCCCAACAATGCAGCACTGATAGCGCCTTGACAATAGCCCGGTATCATCAAGATTCTTTGGGTGAAGCTGCAGCTTTGGGCGCGTTGGGTGACGCTAATCGACTCTTGCTAAAATAA
- a CDS encoding phycobilisome rod-core linker polypeptide has protein sequence MAIPLLEYSRTSQNQRVAGYEVPGDEQPRIYSTENLLSTTDLDNLIAAAYRQIFFHAFAADRERFLESQLRSGQITVRDFIRGLLLSNTYKRSFYDLNSNYRFVEQTVQRVLGRDIYDNREKLAWSIVVATKGVKGFIDDLLNTEEYLEAFGYDTIPYQRRRVLPGRSEGELPFNIKSPRYDAYYRGKLGFPQVIWQTTVRGYTPADRKPKAGNPALFLDMAKSINATGNTPQRLSVQNIDIEKSVPYRSK, from the coding sequence GTGGCAATTCCTCTTTTAGAATATTCCCGTACTTCTCAAAACCAGCGGGTAGCAGGCTATGAGGTTCCTGGAGATGAGCAACCCAGAATCTATTCCACAGAAAATCTGCTTTCCACAACAGACTTAGACAATCTGATTGCTGCTGCTTACCGCCAGATTTTTTTCCATGCTTTTGCTGCTGACCGTGAGCGTTTCTTAGAGTCTCAACTCCGCAGTGGTCAGATTACAGTGCGCGACTTTATTCGCGGCTTGTTGCTATCTAATACCTACAAACGCAGTTTCTATGACCTCAATAGCAACTATCGCTTTGTGGAACAGACTGTACAGCGTGTTCTCGGTCGTGACATATACGATAACCGCGAAAAGCTGGCTTGGTCAATTGTTGTAGCAACCAAGGGCGTTAAAGGCTTTATCGATGACTTACTCAACACTGAGGAGTATCTAGAAGCCTTTGGCTACGACACAATACCTTACCAACGTCGTCGGGTATTACCCGGTCGTTCTGAAGGTGAGCTGCCTTTCAACATTAAATCACCCCGTTACGATGCATATTATCGTGGTAAGTTAGGCTTCCCACAAGTCATCTGGCAAACCACCGTCCGCGGCTATACCCCAGCAGACAGGAAGCCCAAAGCTGGTAATCCCGCTCTGTTTTTGGATATGGCTAAGAGTATCAACGCTACAGGTAACACACCCCAGCGGCTCTCTGTACAAAATATTGATATCGAAAAATCAGTTCCCTATCGTAGTAAGTAA
- a CDS encoding Crp/Fnr family transcriptional regulator, which translates to MLTSVDRLLFVRRVPIFKELRDDFIVRLASVMDELSFPANYTIFKQGEEGRSLYIVASGKVKVHIGEQQLAEVDKGKYFGEMAVFDTQPRSASATTLEPCECLELTQEQLYDAIEETPEIAVNIIRELSRLIRRLNENINVKTK; encoded by the coding sequence ATGCTAACCAGCGTTGATCGTTTATTATTCGTCCGGCGAGTCCCAATTTTTAAAGAATTGCGGGATGATTTTATTGTGCGGTTGGCTTCAGTGATGGATGAGCTTTCCTTCCCTGCTAATTACACCATTTTTAAACAGGGAGAAGAAGGGCGATCGCTCTACATTGTCGCATCCGGTAAAGTCAAAGTCCACATCGGCGAGCAACAACTGGCAGAAGTAGATAAGGGAAAATACTTTGGAGAAATGGCAGTATTTGATACACAACCCCGTTCCGCCTCAGCCACAACCTTAGAACCTTGCGAATGTTTAGAACTGACGCAAGAGCAACTTTATGACGCCATCGAAGAAACTCCAGAAATCGCAGTCAACATCATTCGAGAATTATCTCGCCTGATTCGCCGACTGAACGAAAATATCAATGTGAAAACTAAATAG
- a CDS encoding LCCL domain-containing protein, producing MIFTAIYYSKSYYTDDSSICSAAVHAGLMTTKQGGVVTIRIKPGQPSYSGTKRYGVNSQNYGSWDGSFVLLKQ from the coding sequence TTGATCTTCACAGCAATTTATTACTCAAAAAGCTACTATACAGATGACTCTTCAATTTGTAGCGCGGCTGTTCATGCAGGATTAATGACTACTAAGCAAGGTGGAGTAGTTACTATCAGAATTAAACCGGGACAACCCTCTTATTCAGGAACTAAAAGATATGGTGTGAATTCACAAAATTATGGCAGTTGGGATGGAAGTTTTGTTCTTTTAAAACAATAA
- a CDS encoding phycobilisome linker polypeptide, whose amino-acid sequence MLGQTTRGAGSISSSASRVFRYEVVGLRQTSQTSKQEPDIRRSGSVFMTVPYNRMSEQMQRINRLGGTIVSIEELTLVLDLAKVYPSAVPHRGGGRR is encoded by the coding sequence ATGTTAGGTCAAACTACACGTGGTGCTGGTAGCATTTCTTCATCTGCCAGTCGAGTATTTCGTTATGAAGTTGTGGGCTTACGACAAACCTCACAAACCAGCAAGCAAGAACCCGACATTCGACGTAGTGGTAGTGTATTTATGACCGTGCCTTACAATCGGATGAGTGAACAAATGCAGCGAATTAACCGCCTGGGTGGCACAATTGTCAGCATTGAGGAGTTGACTCTCGTACTCGACTTAGCCAAAGTATATCCTAGCGCGGTTCCTCATCGTGGCGGTGGCAGGCGCTAA
- a CDS encoding UPF0182 family protein has protein sequence MLSKWGLRLFIVLLGLWLLWDLSSRFGVEVFWFQEVGYLQVFLLKELTRGALGLAVVGITAFYLLGNLFLAQRWRYPQSLQTQSVRRQEVGVSTGLKSFLSPDYSQFAQPRRTSITSLLPLKLRWLLPLAVGLSLLVGLMLADYGGVAVSYWRGEVQDYLPVPELFRPETIWRLGKQVISQVWYLCSIVAMSIAILIFPHFWLRAIAIIFSLLFGWLLSFHWAKLLQYFHSTAFNYSEPLFHQDISTYVFALPVWELLEFWLIGLFLYGFVAVILTYLLSAQSLSQGIFPGFSTQQQRHLFGVGGCLMLAVAVNYWLSRYQLLYSTRGVSYGASYTDVMAQLPAYTVLCVLAVAIAFYLFWRTIFWRPHSSHRRWVFSGLSVYLFLVVVADSLLPAAVQYLIVQPNELQREQPYIQRTITLTRQAFDLEAIDARVFNPQGQLTQADIKANDLTIRNIRLWDQRPLLETNRQLQQIRPYYRFPDADIDRYTIESETATADTERRQVLIAARELDYSNVPAEAQTWVNRHLIYTHGYGFTLSPVNTAGPGGLPEYFVKNISGDSSALTTSSPAIRNSIPIGQPRIYYGEITDSYVMTSTKIKELDYPSGSENVYNSYDGSGGISIGALWKRWLFATYLKDWQMVLTQDFSPQTKILLRRNVKERIQAIAPFLKYDRNPYLVAANTGNNNNYLYWIVDAYTTSDHYPYSDTGGDKINYIRNSVKVVIDAYNGSVNFYIADDTDPMIATWQSMFPNLFKPLDAMPANLRSHIRYPEDFFKIQSERLMTYHMTDTQVFYNREDQWQIPNEIYGSESRQVKPYYLITSLPTVPFEEFLLLLPYTPNERTNLIAWLAARSDNNNYGKLILYIFPKERLIYGTAQIEARINQDPVISQQISLWNRQGSRAIQGNLLVIPIEQSLLYVEPLYLEAAQNSLPTLVRVIVAYENRIVMAPTLEQALQAIFKPEVTPDSAIIRPVEEAVP, from the coding sequence ATGTTGTCAAAATGGGGCTTAAGATTATTTATTGTTCTCCTGGGATTGTGGCTACTCTGGGATCTGAGTTCTCGCTTCGGAGTTGAGGTTTTTTGGTTTCAGGAAGTCGGTTATCTCCAAGTTTTTCTGTTGAAGGAGTTGACGCGAGGAGCTTTGGGGTTAGCGGTAGTGGGGATAACTGCTTTCTATCTACTGGGGAATCTGTTTTTGGCGCAACGTTGGCGATATCCCCAGTCTTTGCAGACCCAATCGGTGCGGCGTCAGGAGGTGGGGGTGAGTACTGGGTTGAAAAGCTTTCTCAGTCCTGATTATTCTCAATTTGCTCAACCTCGCAGGACTTCCATTACAAGTTTATTGCCTTTGAAATTGCGCTGGTTGTTACCTCTAGCTGTGGGTTTAAGTTTGTTGGTGGGGTTGATGCTGGCTGATTATGGCGGAGTGGCTGTGTCTTACTGGCGTGGGGAGGTTCAGGATTATTTACCTGTTCCTGAATTGTTTCGCCCGGAGACTATTTGGCGATTGGGTAAGCAAGTTATTTCTCAGGTTTGGTATCTTTGCTCAATTGTGGCAATGTCGATCGCTATTCTCATTTTCCCTCACTTCTGGCTCAGAGCGATCGCTATTATTTTTTCTCTGCTGTTTGGGTGGTTGCTGTCTTTCCATTGGGCAAAGTTATTGCAATATTTCCACTCTACTGCTTTTAATTACTCTGAGCCTTTATTTCACCAAGATATCAGCACTTATGTTTTTGCTCTCCCTGTGTGGGAATTGCTGGAATTTTGGTTGATTGGACTGTTTTTATATGGTTTCGTCGCTGTCATTCTCACTTATCTGTTATCAGCACAAAGTCTCAGTCAGGGGATTTTTCCTGGTTTCTCAACTCAGCAACAGCGTCATTTATTTGGTGTTGGTGGCTGTTTGATGTTAGCGGTGGCTGTTAATTATTGGCTGAGTCGCTATCAATTGCTTTATTCTACCCGTGGGGTAAGTTACGGCGCTAGTTACACTGATGTGATGGCACAGTTACCGGCTTATACTGTGTTGTGCGTTTTGGCAGTAGCGATCGCATTTTATCTGTTTTGGCGCACCATTTTTTGGCGTCCCCATTCCTCCCATCGGCGATGGGTATTTTCTGGACTCAGTGTTTATTTATTCTTGGTGGTGGTGGCTGATTCTCTCTTACCCGCAGCGGTACAATATCTCATTGTTCAACCCAATGAATTACAGCGAGAACAACCATACATCCAACGGACTATCACCCTGACTCGCCAAGCTTTTGATTTAGAAGCGATTGATGCGAGAGTTTTCAATCCCCAAGGACAATTGACCCAAGCTGATATCAAAGCCAATGACTTGACAATTCGCAACATTCGCCTTTGGGATCAACGTCCTTTACTAGAAACTAACCGTCAATTACAGCAAATTCGTCCTTATTATCGCTTCCCTGATGCCGATATTGACCGCTACACCATAGAATCAGAGACAGCAACAGCAGATACAGAACGGCGACAAGTATTGATTGCTGCTAGGGAATTAGACTACAGTAATGTACCTGCTGAGGCGCAAACTTGGGTAAATCGTCATCTAATTTATACTCACGGCTATGGATTCACGCTTAGTCCGGTGAATACAGCAGGGCCTGGGGGACTACCAGAGTATTTTGTCAAAAATATTAGCGGTGACAGCAGCGCTCTCACGACTTCTTCTCCAGCGATTCGCAACAGCATTCCCATTGGACAACCCCGGATTTATTACGGTGAAATTACAGATAGTTATGTAATGACTAGCACAAAAATAAAAGAATTAGATTATCCCAGTGGCAGTGAGAACGTTTATAATTCCTACGACGGGAGCGGTGGTATTAGTATCGGTGCGTTGTGGAAAAGGTGGTTATTTGCGACCTATTTAAAAGATTGGCAAATGGTGTTGACGCAGGACTTTTCACCCCAAACCAAGATTTTGTTGAGGCGGAATGTGAAAGAGAGAATTCAGGCGATCGCCCCTTTTCTCAAATACGATCGCAACCCTTATTTGGTCGCTGCTAATACTGGTAACAATAATAATTATTTGTATTGGATTGTCGATGCTTATACCACCAGCGACCATTATCCCTACTCAGACACCGGCGGTGATAAAATTAACTACATTCGCAACTCTGTCAAAGTCGTAATTGACGCTTACAACGGGAGTGTCAACTTTTACATTGCTGATGACACTGACCCGATGATTGCTACTTGGCAGAGCATGTTTCCTAATCTATTTAAACCGTTGGATGCAATGCCTGCAAACCTCCGCAGTCATATCCGCTATCCAGAGGACTTTTTTAAGATTCAATCAGAACGGTTGATGACCTACCACATGACCGATACTCAAGTATTTTACAACCGGGAAGACCAATGGCAAATCCCCAACGAAATCTACGGTAGCGAGTCGCGTCAAGTCAAGCCATATTATTTGATTACCAGCTTACCTACAGTACCATTTGAAGAATTTCTGCTGCTGCTGCCTTACACACCCAATGAACGGACTAATTTAATCGCTTGGTTAGCAGCGCGATCGGATAATAATAACTACGGTAAGCTCATACTATATATCTTCCCGAAAGAGCGGCTGATTTATGGCACAGCACAAATAGAAGCACGAATTAATCAAGACCCAGTGATTTCTCAGCAAATCTCCTTGTGGAATCGCCAAGGATCTAGAGCTATTCAAGGTAACTTGTTAGTAATTCCCATTGAACAGTCGCTGTTGTATGTCGAGCCGCTTTATTTAGAAGCTGCACAGAATAGCTTGCCGACACTCGTTAGAGTGATTGTAGCTTATGAAAATCGGATTGTGATGGCACCTACCCTAGAACAGGCATTGCAAGCTATATTCAAACCGGAAGTGACACCAGATTCAGCGATTATCCGTCCTGTTGAAGAAGCCGTACCCTGA
- a CDS encoding YcjF family protein, with product MPLSRLVTLIVGLIVILGLSLWLIDSLSRLYWQLSYSPLLGNLLLLLLILLLGALVAAFVYYVVILQSGEQRARRRRPQVTAAQIPAAKSDAASSTLQAVRQQVAQIQDEVTRQALLSRSREIETNLARGEIQVVVFGTGSAGKTSLVNAVMGRMVGQVDAPMGTTQVGETYCLRLKGLERKILITDTPGILEAGVAGTEREQLARALATEADLLLFVVDNDLRRSEYEPLQSLAQIGKRSLLVLNKTDLYTDEDKESILARLRQRVRGFIATNDVVAIAANPQSAQLETGETFQPEADIVPLLRRMAAILRAEGEDLVADNILLQSLRLGEEARKLIDAQRRRQADKIVERFQWIGAGVVSVTPLPVVDLLATAAVNAQMVVEIAKVYGCELNMARGRELALSLAKTIASLGIVKGAIQLLSTALQTNPATFIVGRAIQGVTAAYLTRIAGKSFIEYFRHDQDWGDGGMTEVVQRQFQINRRDEFIKAFVAEAIAKVVKPLTDAVGNSSAVQPEPKNQNLDQQEPK from the coding sequence ATGCCTTTGTCGCGCCTAGTCACGCTGATTGTTGGTCTGATTGTCATTTTAGGACTTAGCTTATGGCTGATTGATTCCCTGTCACGGCTATATTGGCAGTTGTCCTATTCTCCGTTATTGGGAAATTTGCTGCTGTTGCTGCTGATTCTCCTGTTAGGGGCTTTGGTGGCTGCATTTGTTTATTATGTAGTGATTCTCCAGTCTGGAGAACAGCGCGCGCGCCGTCGTCGTCCGCAGGTGACAGCGGCACAAATTCCGGCGGCGAAATCTGATGCGGCTTCTTCGACTCTACAAGCGGTGCGACAGCAGGTGGCGCAAATTCAAGATGAGGTGACACGCCAAGCTTTATTGAGTCGTTCGCGGGAAATTGAAACTAATTTGGCGCGGGGTGAAATTCAAGTTGTGGTGTTTGGGACAGGAAGTGCAGGGAAAACTTCCTTGGTGAATGCGGTGATGGGGCGGATGGTGGGACAGGTGGATGCGCCGATGGGGACAACTCAGGTTGGGGAAACTTATTGTCTGCGGTTGAAGGGATTGGAGCGGAAGATTTTAATTACAGATACCCCTGGGATTTTAGAGGCGGGGGTAGCGGGGACGGAACGGGAACAACTGGCGCGGGCGCTGGCGACGGAAGCAGATTTGTTGTTGTTTGTGGTGGATAATGATTTACGGCGATCGGAATATGAGCCATTGCAAAGTTTAGCACAAATTGGTAAGCGATCGCTCTTAGTACTTAACAAAACTGATTTATACACAGATGAAGATAAGGAATCCATCCTGGCTCGGTTACGCCAACGGGTGCGGGGATTTATTGCGACGAATGACGTGGTAGCGATCGCTGCTAATCCCCAATCTGCTCAACTCGAAACTGGCGAAACCTTCCAGCCAGAAGCAGATATCGTTCCTTTGTTGCGGCGGATGGCGGCGATTTTGCGGGCTGAGGGTGAGGATTTGGTGGCAGATAACATTCTCCTGCAATCTCTGCGGTTGGGAGAAGAGGCGCGCAAACTCATCGACGCCCAGCGTCGCCGCCAAGCTGATAAAATAGTCGAGCGCTTTCAGTGGATTGGGGCTGGTGTGGTATCAGTTACCCCTTTACCAGTGGTAGATTTACTAGCAACAGCTGCTGTCAATGCCCAAATGGTCGTGGAAATTGCCAAAGTGTACGGCTGTGAATTGAATATGGCACGGGGGAGAGAATTAGCTCTGTCTCTGGCGAAAACTATTGCTAGTCTGGGAATTGTCAAGGGTGCAATTCAATTATTGTCCACTGCTTTGCAAACCAATCCAGCAACTTTTATTGTCGGGCGAGCAATTCAGGGTGTGACTGCAGCATATTTAACCAGGATTGCGGGAAAAAGTTTTATTGAATACTTCCGCCATGATCAAGATTGGGGTGATGGTGGGATGACAGAAGTTGTACAACGCCAGTTTCAAATTAATCGCCGGGATGAGTTTATTAAAGCATTTGTTGCCGAAGCGATCGCTAAAGTAGTTAAGCCCTTAACTGACGCAGTGGGGAATTCCTCAGCAGTGCAACCAGAACCAAAAAACCAAAATTTAGATCAACAAGAACCAAAATAA
- a CDS encoding cobyrinate a,c-diamide synthase: MTLIIAGERSGVGKTTVTLTLLASLYRLGVAVQSFKVGPDYIDPMFHTYVTGRPCRNLDPVLTSESYVQQCFSRHAQGCEYALVEGVMGLFDGIGNGEENQLTTDFGSTAHIARLLDIPIVLVIDCSRLSGSVAAIAHGYCTFDSRIKIAGLVLNRVGSDRHLSLLQNSLAPLNLPILGVMRRQDNITISDRHLGLIPTAELPELDTLINRLADLGDTCFNWEKLLPLLQKTEEGDEVEKFSPPPHLPTSPPPHLPTSPPIKIAVARDRAFNFYYQDNLDLLQHLGAELIFWSPLADTTLPEDIQGMYFGGGFPEVFAAQLAQNISARNAVKSAVLQGIPTIAECGGMMYLCEKIIDFEDKSWPMVGILPTSAAMGGRLTLGYRRAVALQNSLLLFSGEQIYGHEFHRSSLVPTPEQPLFVTYRYDCKENMGDEGWNRLANLHASYIHLHWGASVEIPARFVQQCCEFAGKRMKGGG; encoded by the coding sequence ATGACTTTAATTATCGCTGGCGAACGTAGCGGGGTGGGCAAGACGACGGTCACGCTTACCCTTTTAGCATCTTTATACCGCCTTGGTGTAGCGGTGCAATCTTTCAAGGTCGGCCCAGACTACATTGACCCGATGTTTCATACTTACGTCACTGGTCGCCCTTGTCGCAATTTAGACCCGGTGCTCACGTCAGAAAGTTATGTCCAGCAATGTTTTAGCCGTCACGCCCAAGGATGCGAATATGCGTTGGTGGAGGGGGTGATGGGGTTGTTTGATGGAATTGGTAATGGGGAGGAAAATCAATTAACTACTGACTTTGGAAGCACTGCTCACATTGCGCGGTTGCTAGATATACCAATTGTGCTGGTGATTGATTGCAGTCGTTTATCTGGTTCGGTGGCGGCGATCGCTCACGGTTATTGCACCTTTGATTCTAGAATTAAAATAGCAGGTTTAGTGCTCAATCGGGTGGGGAGCGATCGCCATTTATCTTTACTGCAAAACTCTCTCGCACCGCTAAATCTACCAATTCTCGGTGTGATGCGCCGCCAAGATAATATCACAATTAGCGATCGTCATCTCGGTTTAATCCCCACTGCAGAACTCCCAGAACTCGACACCTTAATCAATCGCCTCGCAGATTTAGGTGACACCTGCTTTAACTGGGAAAAACTCTTACCCTTGTTGCAGAAGACAGAAGAGGGCGATGAGGTAGAAAAGTTTTCCCCACCTCCCCACCTCCCCACCTCCCCACCTCCCCACCTCCCCACCTCCCCACCTATCAAAATAGCCGTCGCTCGTGACCGCGCTTTCAATTTCTATTACCAAGACAATCTCGACTTACTCCAACATTTAGGCGCTGAATTGATTTTCTGGAGTCCATTAGCAGATACTACATTACCCGAAGATATACAGGGAATGTATTTCGGTGGTGGTTTTCCAGAAGTTTTCGCCGCGCAACTAGCCCAAAACATCAGCGCCCGCAATGCAGTAAAATCTGCTGTGCTTCAAGGAATACCCACAATCGCTGAGTGTGGAGGAATGATGTATTTGTGTGAGAAAATTATCGATTTTGAAGATAAATCTTGGCCGATGGTAGGAATTTTACCCACATCAGCGGCGATGGGTGGGCGTTTAACTTTAGGATATCGCCGCGCTGTAGCTTTGCAAAACAGTCTGCTCTTATTCTCAGGTGAACAAATTTATGGACATGAATTCCACCGTTCGAGTTTAGTCCCCACCCCTGAGCAACCCTTATTTGTCACTTATCGCTATGATTGCAAAGAAAATATGGGTGATGAAGGATGGAATAGACTTGCTAATCTTCACGCTTCTTATATCCATTTACATTGGGGAGCGAGTGTAGAAATTCCTGCGCGCTTTGTTCAACAATGTTGTGAATTTGCGGGGAAAAGGATGAAGGGTGGAGGTTGA
- a CDS encoding POTRA domain-containing protein has product MFVVKRGGNKWVFWWCLLVFILVKYDKVFAQSIAPGDVTIPADTPERIEQTIPQPPVSPVPLDKVPENIPQPPLQIPANEQPQAPAAGTERFLVKKIEVLGNTVLQAEVNQLVDGYNNREVSFEELVVLRTEITKLYVSNGYVNSGAFIAINNLPLSSGNIQIQVVEGKLENIEISGLRRLEKSYIHTRLKVAAGIPLNNF; this is encoded by the coding sequence ATGTTTGTGGTGAAAAGAGGTGGGAATAAATGGGTTTTTTGGTGGTGTTTATTGGTATTTATTTTAGTCAAATATGATAAAGTTTTTGCTCAATCAATTGCGCCTGGTGATGTGACTATTCCTGCTGATACTCCAGAAAGGATTGAACAAACGATTCCTCAGCCTCCAGTGTCTCCTGTTCCTCTAGATAAAGTTCCGGAAAATATTCCTCAGCCTCCACTACAAATACCTGCGAATGAACAACCGCAGGCGCCTGCTGCTGGTACGGAACGTTTTCTGGTGAAAAAAATTGAGGTTTTAGGTAATACGGTTTTGCAAGCAGAAGTTAATCAATTAGTTGATGGATATAACAATAGGGAGGTATCTTTTGAGGAGTTAGTGGTTTTAAGAACTGAAATTACAAAACTTTATGTGAGCAATGGTTATGTGAATTCTGGTGCGTTTATTGCAATTAATAATTTACCTTTGTCAAGTGGTAATATCCAAATTCAAGTGGTGGAAGGTAAGTTAGAAAATATTGAAATTAGTGGACTGAGGAGATTAGAAAAGAGTTATATTCATACTCGTCTCAAAGTTGCGGCTGGTATACCATTAAATAATTTCTGA
- a CDS encoding DUF937 domain-containing protein, translated as MGLFDQILGAVANPNQQGSIGQLGNIINTVDQLSERTGVDPATIQSVLSVVGGQVRSVLQQKQATEGNQAVQSLVSQFAGTSPDSQAVNSVFSPNAQQRVAEIAAQHTGLDASMIQQILPIIVPVVLNFLQSGANAQNPQSGGNSVLNSFLDSDGDGDVDIADAIQLASRHLGR; from the coding sequence ATGGGACTTTTTGATCAAATTCTGGGCGCCGTCGCCAACCCCAATCAACAAGGGAGTATAGGTCAACTAGGAAATATCATTAACACTGTAGACCAACTAAGCGAGCGCACTGGTGTAGATCCCGCAACCATTCAATCAGTTTTATCAGTCGTCGGTGGTCAGGTGCGTTCAGTTTTACAACAAAAGCAAGCCACAGAAGGTAATCAAGCAGTACAAAGCTTGGTGAGTCAATTTGCGGGAACTTCTCCCGACTCCCAAGCGGTTAACTCAGTATTCTCCCCCAATGCACAACAGCGAGTGGCTGAGATTGCTGCCCAACACACCGGTTTAGATGCTAGTATGATTCAACAAATACTGCCGATTATCGTCCCCGTAGTCCTGAATTTCCTACAATCGGGAGCCAACGCCCAAAATCCTCAAAGCGGTGGAAATTCAGTTCTCAATTCCTTTTTAGATTCAGACGGTGACGGCGATGTTGATATTGCTGACGCCATTCAATTAGCTAGTCGCCATCTTGGACGCTAA
- a CDS encoding sensor histidine kinase, producing the protein MICGQKHGENIIRVVDNGSGFILTSDLSSSPGFGTQQAQNLAKQLGGKFERFSNSPGVVCQLTWSVKKFWFWRF; encoded by the coding sequence GTGATTTGTGGACAAAAGCATGGTGAAAATATTATTCGGGTAGTCGATAACGGTTCCGGATTTATTCTTACCAGCGACCTCTCTTCGTCTCCAGGATTTGGAACACAACAAGCGCAGAATTTAGCAAAACAATTAGGTGGTAAATTTGAACGTTTTTCTAATTCTCCTGGAGTAGTTTGTCAACTTACGTGGTCAGTGAAAAAATTCTGGTTTTGGCGATTTTAA
- a CDS encoding helix-turn-helix domain-containing protein translates to MPARLQIKAEDCSPLGRFILQYLEEQSISMNRLADLSGVPQPRLRGACFKGTCPTPETLRKLARVMGKHHLELYTLAYEARIGKLPEDADDSSLDILMRDLFETARELGLTAPKVRPSKAKIRKALLELGFHAENDECA, encoded by the coding sequence ATGCCAGCAAGGTTGCAAATAAAAGCTGAAGATTGTTCCCCTTTGGGACGATTCATCCTTCAATACTTGGAAGAACAGAGTATTAGCATGAATCGCCTCGCAGATTTGTCTGGCGTTCCCCAACCGCGACTCAGAGGCGCTTGCTTCAAGGGAACCTGTCCAACCCCTGAAACTTTGCGGAAACTGGCTAGAGTCATGGGCAAACATCACCTAGAGCTTTACACGTTAGCTTATGAAGCCAGGATTGGCAAACTTCCCGAAGACGCAGACGATAGTTCCCTTGATATCTTAATGCGAGATTTATTTGAAACTGCTAGAGAACTGGGATTAACCGCACCCAAAGTCCGCCCCTCTAAAGCCAAAATCCGTAAAGCGCTACTAGAACTAGGGTTTCACGCCGAGAATGATGAATGTGCCTGA